The DNA window GGCGAATATTCAGAACCCGCGCGGCCGTCCCCGCCACCCGCGAGAGCCGCCCGCCTGCGACGAGCCAGCGCAGGTCCTGGGGCACGATCCGCAGGAAGACCCGTTCACCGTACCCCGTGAGCGCCGCCCCCACCTCCTCCAGGCCGCGGCCCGCGTCCAGCCAGGCGCGGGCCTGACGCACCGCCGCCCCCAGGCCCACGCTGACCGCCCGGGTGTCCACCACGCGCACCCGGTCCGCGAAGTTCCCCGCCGCCTTCACCGCCGAGGCGAACGTTCCGCTGAGGTTCGAGGCAACCGGCAGGCACAGGACCCGGTCCGCCCCCGACAGGGCGAGTTCGTAGTGGCGGGCGAAGTCGTCAGGCGTGCCCTGGCTGGTGCGCGGGGCCGAACCCGCCAGCATCCGGGCGCGCAGGGCCTCGCCCGTCATCACCTCCAGGCCGAGACGGACCAGGGTGCCAGGGTCGCTGTACACCGCGCCGTCCACCTCCAGCGTGAGCGGGACGATGAGGGCACCCAGCGCCTCCGCCTCCCCCGCCGAGAGGTCGGCCGTACTGTCGGTGAGAAGCGCCACACGTTCCTGAGTCACCGGGCCAATCTAGCAGCCCCCCCGCGTCCGCCGGGACGCAAAAGCGCACGCCCGGGACTGGAAAACGCCGCCTCCTGATCCGGGGGCGGCGTGGGGACGAGCGGTCAGGAACGCGGGGTCTCGTCCGCAGCAGGCGTGACGGCCTGCGGAGACACCGGGGTGGCATTGGCCGGGGTAACGGGCGGGACGACGGCCTGCGCGACGACCGTCTGGACGGGGGCGGGGCCGGGCGTCTCGCGGAAGCTGCCCTCCAGCTCCTCCTTGAGGCCCTGGGTGCCCTTGCGGAACTCGCGGATGCCCGAGCCGAGGCTCTTGCCGAGTTCGGGGAGCTTCTTGGGGCCAAAGACGAGCAGCGCGATCAGCAGGATAACGAGCAGTTCACCGGGTCCGATGTTGGGCATGATTGTTCCTCCGTGACGTGGACGGAGCTGGGAGGCGGCGTCCTGCCTGAAGTCTACGCCCGGAAATGATGAGGGAAGGTCAGGGGAAGATGGATTCCATGGTCGATGGAGGAACGATCTTTCCGCACTTTCCGGCGGGCCGGATACGATCAGAACAGGATGAACACGTCCGTGCTGGTACTCCGTTACGACCGGGATCGGCCCGGCCGATATGCCGCGGAGTCGCACCGAATCCGCGCGGCGCTGGGTCATGACCTGGCGGCCATCGAGCATATCGGCAGCACGTCCATTCCCGGACTGGTGGCCAAGCCGACCATTGATCTCCTCGTCGGCGTGGGCACCCTTCCCCTTCCGCCGCGGGTGTTCTGGGCCTTCTGGGAACTGGGCTACGTGCATATGCCGGGCCTGGGAACGTCAGAGCGGCTGTTCTTCGGAAGGGGGCGGGGAACGCCTGAGCCGTACAACGTTCATGTCGTCGTCCCCGGAAGTGCGGTGTGGAAGGACAATCTGGCGTTCCGGGACTTCCTGAGAACTCACCCGCAGGTTGCGTCGGAATACGCGGAGATCAAGCGCTGGGCGGCCCAGGACCCGCCGCACTACGGCGAGCGCAAGAGCCCGTTCATTGAGGCGACGTTGGAGCAGGCCAGGGCCTGGGCGGGTCGGTCTGACGCCTGACGCACCGGGCCACCATCAGGAGGGCATGTGCAGGTCGAGGCGCGGCAGGCCCCCCTCCCGGTAGGCCCTAAGAGTCCCGTTCATAAAGGCCACGTAGAGGGTTCCAGCGGCGGCGAGCGGCGTGGCCTGCACCCCCTCGCGCTCGCGGTGCAACCAGCGCACGGCCCCCGTCCGCACATCGAGCGCGGCGAGTTCGCCCGCTTCGGATGCCAGGAAGACGAGCCCGGCGCTCACGACGGGGCTGGCGGTCACCCGGCCCTCCAAGGTGTGGGTCCACACGTCCTCCCCGTCCGCGAGGCGCAGGGCGCGCACCGTGCCGCCCCACCCCGCGGTGATCGCCAGTCCAGCCGAGCTGGCGGGGGCGGCCCAGATCTCGTCCTCCAGGTCGTAGGTCCAGAGGATGGGGTCGGGGGAATGGAGCCCCGCCCGGCCCGAGGCCGCGGTGAGCGCCAGGGCGTGGACCTCGCCGGGCCAGGTCGGCACGATCAGGGTGGCCTCGCCGGGGCCGGTCGGCATCAGGGCGGGCGTGGCGTGGACGGTGCCGACCTCCACCTTCCACAGGGGACTGCCGCTCCGGGCGTCCAGTGCGTGCAGCCAGCCGTTCTCGTCGCACAGCAGGGCCGCGCCCGCCCACACGACGGGCGAGGCGGCGACCGGCCCGCCCGCGCGGTAGGCCCAGGCGAGTTCGCCTGTCCCCGCATCGAGCGCGTGCAGGTGCCCGTCGCGGCTGGCCGCGAGGACCCGCCCGCCCCAGAGGGTCGGCGCCCCGGTGAACTCGGCGCGGGCCTGGTGCTGCCAGCCCTCCTGGCCGCCCGCCAGGCGGACCCGGCGCAGGGTGCCGTCCCAGGCACCGTACAGGATGTCGCCGCCCAGGAAAGTGGCGGGGGCCGTCACCTCGTCGCGGGCGGCGTGGGTCGCGTAGGGCCGCCCGGAGGCGTGCA is part of the Deinococcus apachensis DSM 19763 genome and encodes:
- a CDS encoding DegV family protein, with protein sequence MTQERVALLTDSTADLSAGEAEALGALIVPLTLEVDGAVYSDPGTLVRLGLEVMTGEALRARMLAGSAPRTSQGTPDDFARHYELALSGADRVLCLPVASNLSGTFASAVKAAGNFADRVRVVDTRAVSVGLGAAVRQARAWLDAGRGLEEVGAALTGYGERVFLRIVPQDLRWLVAGGRLSRVAGTAARVLNIRPVIGVQGGRVEALARVRGFHAALREIVRAFPADLEATVLHAGNPDDARFLAGELALRNIPVRATREVGAVLLVHAGPGTVGLAGTPAVVR
- a CDS encoding Sec-independent protein translocase subunit TatA/TatB — translated: MPNIGPGELLVILLIALLVFGPKKLPELGKSLGSGIREFRKGTQGLKEELEGSFRETPGPAPVQTVVAQAVVPPVTPANATPVSPQAVTPAADETPRS
- a CDS encoding GrpB family protein, which codes for MNTSVLVLRYDRDRPGRYAAESHRIRAALGHDLAAIEHIGSTSIPGLVAKPTIDLLVGVGTLPLPPRVFWAFWELGYVHMPGLGTSERLFFGRGRGTPEPYNVHVVVPGSAVWKDNLAFRDFLRTHPQVASEYAEIKRWAAQDPPHYGERKSPFIEATLEQARAWAGRSDA